A window of Candidatus Purcelliella pentastirinorum contains these coding sequences:
- a CDS encoding DUF496 family protein, which yields MENSKQTFKNLLEFVKTFRKKNKLKREIKEIENKIQDDKNRILLLKNLNEYIKPNITTDAIKKIIKTMSNDYEERIDEYIIKNAELSKERRDISKKLKIIGKNKI from the coding sequence ATGGAAAATTCAAAACAAACATTCAAAAATTTATTAGAATTCGTAAAAACATTTAGAAAAAAAAATAAATTAAAAAGAGAAATCAAAGAAATAGAAAACAAAATACAAGATGATAAAAATAGAATATTATTATTAAAAAATTTAAATGAATATATAAAACCAAACATAACAACAGATGCAATAAAAAAAATAATAAAAACAATGAGTAATGATTATGAAGAAAGAATTGATGAATATATAATAAAAAATGCAGAATTATCAAAAGAACGTAGAGATATATCAAAAAAATTAAAAATCATAGGAAAAAATAAAATATAA
- the infC gene encoding translation initiation factor IF-3 has protein sequence MILKKMYSMISNKINREINVDKVRLIGVNGEKIGIVTLNDALFMAERAGVDLVEINANTNPHVCRIIDYGKLIYERGKSLKNNKKKQKVIQTKEVKFRPATDKGDYNVKLRNLLRFLLNGCRVKVTLRFRGREISHQQLGIDMLNRIKLDLMDCANVESFPLKIEGRQMIMLLIPKKK, from the coding sequence ATGATTTTAAAAAAAATGTATTCTATGATATCTAATAAAATAAATAGAGAAATAAATGTTGATAAAGTTCGTTTAATAGGTGTAAATGGTGAAAAAATAGGTATTGTTACTTTAAATGATGCTTTATTTATGGCAGAAAGAGCTGGTGTTGATTTGGTAGAAATTAATGCTAATACAAATCCTCATGTATGTCGTATTATAGATTATGGTAAATTAATTTATGAACGAGGTAAATCATTAAAAAATAATAAAAAAAAACAAAAAGTTATACAAACAAAAGAGGTAAAATTTAGACCTGCAACAGATAAGGGTGATTATAACGTTAAATTACGTAATTTGCTTCGTTTTCTATTAAACGGATGTAGAGTTAAGGTTACTTTACGGTTTAGGGGTAGAGAAATATCTCATCAACAATTAGGTATAGATATGTTAAATCGTATTAAATTAGATTTGATGGATTGTGCTAATGTTGAGTCTTTTCCTTTAAAAATAGAAGGTAGACAGATGATTATGTTATTAATTCCTAAAAAAAAATGA
- the cysB gene encoding HTH-type transcriptional regulator CysB — protein MKLQQLRYIVEVVNHNLNVSSTAEGLYTSQPGISKQVRMLEDELGIQVFIRSGKHLTEITSAGKKIIHIAREILSKVESIKSIAEEHTWPDRGSLFVATTHTQARYALPDVIKGFINKYPKVSLHMQQGSPKQISDAVSRGNADFAIATETLHLYDDLIMLPCHNWNRVIIIMPTHPLANQKNIKINELAKYPLVTYTFSFSACSELEKTFNKAGLKPKIVFTATDADIIKTYVRLGLGIGIIANMAIDPISDSDLKCINCNNIFANGITKIGFKRSTFLRGYMYDFIYRFAPHLTRDMIDNAISLKSNKEIEIMFKNIKLPIK, from the coding sequence ATGAAATTACAACAATTGCGTTACATTGTAGAAGTAGTCAATCATAATCTAAATGTATCATCAACTGCAGAAGGACTGTACACATCACAACCAGGAATTAGTAAACAAGTAAGAATGTTAGAAGATGAATTAGGTATACAGGTTTTTATACGAAGTGGAAAACATTTAACAGAAATAACATCTGCAGGAAAAAAAATAATTCATATTGCAAGAGAAATTTTATCTAAAGTAGAATCCATTAAATCTATAGCCGAAGAACACACATGGCCAGATAGAGGATCATTATTTGTTGCAACAACACACACTCAAGCTAGATATGCGCTGCCAGATGTAATAAAAGGATTTATAAACAAGTATCCCAAAGTATCATTACATATGCAACAAGGATCACCAAAACAAATATCAGATGCTGTTTCTAGAGGAAATGCAGATTTTGCAATTGCAACAGAAACATTACATTTATATGATGATTTAATCATGTTACCATGTCATAATTGGAATCGTGTAATAATAATAATGCCTACACATCCATTAGCTAATCAAAAAAATATAAAAATAAATGAATTAGCAAAATATCCATTAGTAACATACACTTTCAGTTTTTCTGCATGTTCAGAATTAGAAAAAACATTTAATAAAGCTGGCTTAAAACCCAAAATTGTATTTACTGCAACAGATGCAGATATAATAAAAACATATGTAAGACTAGGATTAGGTATCGGTATTATAGCTAATATGGCAATAGATCCAATTTCTGATTCTGATCTAAAATGCATTAATTGCAATAACATATTTGCTAATGGAATAACTAAAATAGGATTTAAACGCAGTACATTTTTAAGAGGATATATGTACGATTTTATCTATCGTTTTGCACCACACTTAACTAGAGATATGATAGATAACGCTATATCTTTAAAATCAAATAAAGAAATAGAAATAATGTTCAAAAATATAAAATTACCAATTAAATAA
- the rnc gene encoding ribonuclease III, whose amino-acid sequence MDNIILTSLQKKIGYTFSNQKILKQTLTHRSANKQHNERMEFLGDAILNYVISSTLYKNFPTIREGNMSRIRSNLVNGNTLTIIAKEFTLGQYLNLGPGEIKNKGFKKKSILANSIEALIGGIFLDSNIITIEKIILKWYKKKLQNIYPNKIFKDPKTRLQEYLQKMNLPLPSYSLIKMEGITHEQKFTIQCKINNKTDLILGIGLSKKKAEQEAAKQALIKLKIL is encoded by the coding sequence ATGGATAATATTATATTAACATCATTACAAAAAAAAATAGGATATACTTTTAGTAATCAAAAAATATTAAAACAAACATTAACTCATAGAAGTGCAAACAAACAACATAATGAAAGAATGGAATTTTTAGGAGATGCAATTTTAAATTATGTAATAAGTAGCACACTATACAAAAATTTTCCAACAATTAGAGAAGGTAATATGAGTAGAATAAGATCAAATCTAGTAAACGGAAATACACTAACAATAATAGCTAAAGAATTCACATTAGGTCAATACCTAAATTTAGGTCCTGGAGAAATAAAAAATAAAGGATTTAAAAAAAAATCTATTTTAGCAAATTCAATAGAAGCATTGATAGGTGGAATATTTTTAGATAGTAATATAATAACCATTGAAAAAATAATCCTCAAATGGTATAAAAAAAAACTACAAAATATCTATCCAAATAAAATTTTCAAGGATCCAAAAACAAGATTACAAGAATATCTGCAAAAAATGAATTTACCATTACCATCATATTCATTAATAAAAATGGAAGGAATAACACACGAACAAAAATTTACAATACAATGTAAAATAAATAATAAAACTGATTTAATTTTAGGTATAGGGTTAAGTAAAAAAAAAGCTGAACAAGAAGCTGCAAAACAAGCACTTATCAAATTGAAAATATTATGA
- a CDS encoding transglycosylase SLT domain-containing protein gives MKIKKIIPIIFMIISCIHNQNHNKQINNKIFYKDLKTVEKWNKLILDASKKYKINIKLIISLIKIESNGNPCAISKSNAIGLMQIKPSTAGKEVYKYRKIEGQPSKKKLKNPKINIDIGTNYIYLLQYKMLNKIKNKKILRYAIIVSYVGGIGALLKIFSKKQEISMKIINKISPNKFLWYIKTKHPYKQIYKYLIKVNYLYNNINNNIKHQN, from the coding sequence ATGAAAATAAAAAAAATAATACCAATAATATTCATGATAATAAGTTGTATACATAACCAAAATCATAATAAACAAATAAACAATAAAATATTTTATAAAGATTTAAAAACAGTAGAAAAATGGAATAAATTAATACTTGATGCATCTAAAAAATATAAAATAAATATAAAATTAATAATATCTCTAATTAAAATAGAATCTAATGGTAATCCTTGCGCTATAAGCAAATCAAATGCAATAGGTTTAATGCAAATTAAACCTTCTACAGCAGGTAAAGAAGTATATAAATATAGAAAAATAGAAGGACAACCATCTAAAAAAAAATTAAAAAACCCTAAAATAAACATTGATATAGGTACAAATTATATATATTTATTACAATATAAAATGTTGAATAAAATTAAAAATAAAAAAATATTACGATATGCTATAATAGTTTCATATGTAGGTGGTATAGGTGCATTATTAAAAATTTTTTCAAAAAAACAAGAAATATCTATGAAAATAATAAATAAAATATCACCAAACAAATTTTTATGGTATATAAAAACAAAACATCCATATAAACAAATATACAAATATTTAATTAAAGTAAATTATTTATATAATAATATAAATAATAATATTAAACATCAAAACTAA
- the rplT gene encoding 50S ribosomal protein L20, with amino-acid sequence MVRIKRGVVSHARHKKILSSAKGYYGSRSRVYRVAVQAVIKAGQYSYRDRKQRKRQFRRLWIIRINAFVRNYGINYSNFVYLMKKASISLNRKILADMAINDSKSFIILMKKLI; translated from the coding sequence ATGGTTAGAATTAAAAGGGGTGTTGTATCTCATGCACGTCATAAAAAAATTTTAAGTAGTGCTAAGGGTTATTATGGTTCTCGTTCTAGAGTATATAGAGTAGCTGTACAAGCTGTTATAAAAGCAGGACAGTATTCTTATCGTGATCGTAAACAACGTAAAAGACAATTTAGGCGTTTATGGATTATTAGAATAAATGCTTTTGTTAGAAATTATGGAATTAATTATAGTAATTTTGTATATCTTATGAAAAAAGCTTCTATTTCTTTGAATAGAAAAATATTAGCAGATATGGCTATTAATGATAGTAAAAGTTTTATTATTTTAATGAAGAAATTAATTTAA
- the rpmI gene encoding 50S ribosomal protein L35 — protein MSKIKTIRSVYKRFKKNPSGLVKRKRANLRHLLFKKSSKRKRHLRQKAVVLRCDLVHILPCLPYV, from the coding sequence ATGTCTAAAATAAAAACAATACGATCTGTTTATAAGAGATTTAAGAAAAATCCTTCAGGATTAGTGAAACGTAAAAGAGCTAATTTGCGTCATTTATTATTTAAAAAAAGTAGTAAACGTAAAAGACATTTAAGACAAAAAGCTGTTGTTTTAAGATGTGATTTAGTTCATATATTACCTTGTCTACCATATGTTTGA
- the lepB gene encoding signal peptidase I, translating to MNNYFSIILEIITIFTATIWIAEKLKLISYIQKKTKKKKEKIRFTKKEYLIKNIASIFPTLLFVFIIRSFIYEPFQIPSKSMLPNLIVRDFILVEKFSYGLKDPITQRTLIKLKNPKRGDVIVFKYPQNTKLYYIKRIIGIPGDVISYNNLKKTIKIYRKQKNISVIYHTKKNENNKILIEEKIENKKHYILINNTKKKNNLLIYPSNKYIKTWKIPKNNYFVLGDNRDNSYDSRFWGFVPKINIVGKAKFIWMNLKQEDGKWPTGIRLNRIGKIQ from the coding sequence ATGAACAATTATTTTTCCATAATACTAGAAATAATTACAATATTTACAGCAACTATATGGATTGCAGAAAAATTAAAATTAATATCATATATACAAAAAAAAACTAAAAAAAAAAAAGAAAAAATAAGATTTACAAAAAAAGAATACTTAATAAAAAATATTGCATCAATATTTCCTACTTTATTATTTGTATTTATAATAAGATCATTCATTTACGAACCATTTCAAATACCATCAAAATCAATGCTACCTAATCTTATAGTAAGAGATTTTATTTTAGTAGAAAAATTCTCCTACGGATTAAAAGATCCAATAACACAAAGAACACTAATAAAATTAAAAAACCCAAAAAGAGGGGACGTTATAGTATTCAAATACCCTCAAAATACAAAATTATATTATATAAAAAGAATAATAGGCATACCAGGCGATGTAATATCATATAATAATTTGAAAAAAACAATTAAAATATATAGAAAACAAAAAAATATATCAGTAATTTATCACACTAAAAAAAATGAAAACAATAAAATATTAATAGAAGAAAAAATAGAAAATAAAAAACATTATATTTTAATAAATAATACAAAAAAAAAAAATAACTTATTAATATATCCATCAAATAAATATATAAAAACATGGAAAATACCAAAAAATAATTATTTTGTATTAGGAGATAATAGAGATAATAGTTACGATAGCAGATTTTGGGGATTTGTTCCAAAAATAAATATCGTAGGTAAAGCAAAATTTATATGGATGAACTTAAAACAAGAAGATGGTAAATGGCCTACTGGAATTAGATTAAATAGAATTGGTAAAATTCAATAG
- the lepA gene encoding translation elongation factor 4, which translates to MKYIRNFSIIAHIDHGKSTLSNKLIQICNKNISIKNKILHSMELEKERGITIKANCINLNYIDKNKNKYKLNLIDTPGHVDFSYEVSRSISACEGAILLIDASQGIEAQTIANYQIATKMKLKIITVINKIDLKTANIKKVTKQIKNTFNIKDKKIFFCSAKTGYGVKKIIKKIIKKIPKPNGNKNKPLQALVIDSKFDKYQGIISLIKIKNGYLKIGDIILVMSTKKKYKINKIIKFNPKEIKKKKLHCGEVGWIFCGTKDIESVPVGDTITKKINPAKKNLKNFKKIKPQVYARIFPIEQKYHKNLEIALKKLKLNDSALIYEIENSSTLGPGFKCGFLGLLHMEIIKERIKREYNINIINTLPSVVYRVKTFCNKIIYLNNPKKFYSIKNIKDFQEPFAKCIILLNKKYLGKIIKLCNKKRGIQKNISYHNDDYIILKYEIPMVEIIFDFYNNIKSISNGYASVQYSFKEFKNSNMVYIEILINKINIDILSTITHKSNAQIISKKMIDKIIPLISRTQFDIIIQAQCNKKIIISRKIKQLRKNVIAKCYGGDITRKKKLLKKQKKGKKKMKQIGNINIPKNVFLSILNINQK; encoded by the coding sequence ATGAAATATATAAGAAATTTTTCTATAATAGCACATATTGATCACGGAAAATCAACATTATCTAATAAATTAATTCAAATTTGTAACAAAAATATATCAATAAAAAATAAAATATTACACTCAATGGAACTAGAAAAAGAAAGAGGAATTACAATAAAAGCAAATTGTATAAATTTAAATTATATAGATAAAAACAAAAATAAATATAAATTAAATTTAATAGATACTCCAGGACATGTAGACTTTTCATATGAAGTATCACGTTCAATATCAGCTTGTGAAGGAGCAATATTGTTAATAGATGCATCTCAGGGTATAGAAGCACAAACAATTGCTAATTATCAAATAGCAACTAAAATGAAATTAAAAATAATAACTGTAATAAATAAAATAGATCTAAAAACAGCAAATATAAAAAAAGTAACAAAACAAATAAAAAATACCTTTAATATAAAAGATAAAAAAATATTTTTTTGCTCTGCAAAAACAGGATATGGAGTTAAAAAAATAATTAAAAAAATAATTAAAAAAATACCAAAACCAAACGGTAATAAAAATAAACCATTACAAGCACTAGTAATTGATTCAAAATTTGATAAATATCAAGGAATAATATCACTAATAAAGATCAAAAATGGATACCTAAAAATAGGAGATATTATTCTAGTAATGAGTACAAAAAAAAAATATAAAATAAATAAAATTATAAAATTTAATCCTAAAGAAATAAAAAAAAAAAAACTTCACTGTGGTGAAGTAGGATGGATTTTTTGTGGAACTAAAGATATTGAATCGGTTCCGGTAGGAGATACAATAACAAAAAAAATAAACCCAGCGAAAAAAAATTTAAAAAATTTTAAAAAAATAAAACCACAAGTATATGCAAGAATATTCCCAATTGAACAAAAATATCACAAAAATCTAGAAATAGCATTAAAAAAACTAAAACTAAACGATTCTGCATTAATCTATGAAATTGAAAATTCTTCAACATTAGGACCTGGTTTCAAATGTGGATTTTTAGGGTTATTACATATGGAAATAATAAAAGAAAGAATAAAAAGAGAATATAATATAAATATTATAAATACTTTACCTTCAGTTGTATATAGAGTAAAAACATTTTGTAATAAAATAATATATTTAAATAATCCTAAAAAATTTTATTCAATAAAAAATATAAAAGATTTTCAAGAACCATTTGCAAAATGTATTATTTTACTAAATAAAAAATATTTAGGAAAAATAATAAAATTATGTAATAAAAAAAGAGGTATACAAAAAAATATATCTTATCATAATGATGACTATATAATTTTAAAATATGAAATACCTATGGTAGAGATAATTTTCGATTTCTATAATAATATAAAATCTATATCAAATGGATATGCTTCTGTGCAATATTCTTTTAAGGAATTTAAAAATTCAAATATGGTATATATAGAAATATTAATTAATAAAATTAATATAGATATATTATCAACAATTACACATAAATCAAACGCGCAAATTATATCAAAAAAAATGATAGATAAAATAATACCATTAATTTCAAGAACACAATTTGATATAATAATTCAAGCACAATGCAACAAAAAAATAATTATTAGTAGAAAAATAAAACAATTACGTAAAAATGTAATAGCAAAATGCTATGGTGGAGATATAACAAGAAAAAAAAAATTACTAAAAAAACAAAAAAAAGGAAAAAAAAAAATGAAACAAATAGGAAATATAAATATACCAAAAAATGTATTTTTATCGATTTTAAATATAAACCAAAAATAA
- a CDS encoding YciK family oxidoreductase: MNYIFDVNLLKDRVILITGATGDIGKCVAITYAKCGAKVILLGRNFYKLRNVKNYINSIRKFSASSYVIDMNKLTYNNAKKFVSKVKNKYVKLDGVLHNSGDLGLLLSINKYPIYLWKRVIRVNLDSVFILTRVLLPLLLKSSSSSLLFTTSSVGRIGRSKWGAYSISKFAIEGMMQILSLEYKDTSLRVNCVNPGQIRTKMRTLAYPNEDVSLLNDPIDIMPMYLYLMSNDSIKKTGFSFDV, encoded by the coding sequence ATGAATTATATTTTTGATGTCAATTTATTGAAAGATCGTGTTATATTAATAACAGGCGCTACTGGTGATATTGGTAAATGTGTCGCTATTACTTATGCTAAATGTGGAGCTAAAGTTATTTTATTAGGTCGTAATTTTTATAAATTAAGGAATGTAAAAAATTATATTAATTCTATAAGAAAATTTAGTGCTAGTAGTTATGTAATTGATATGAATAAATTAACATATAATAATGCTAAAAAATTTGTTAGTAAGGTGAAAAATAAATATGTAAAATTAGATGGAGTTTTACATAATTCAGGAGATTTAGGTTTATTATTATCTATAAATAAATATCCTATTTATTTATGGAAACGTGTTATTAGAGTTAATTTAGATTCTGTGTTTATTTTAACAAGGGTATTATTGCCTTTATTGTTAAAATCATCTTCTTCATCATTATTATTTACCACTTCTAGTGTTGGTAGAATAGGCAGATCCAAATGGGGTGCTTATTCTATTTCTAAATTTGCTATTGAGGGTATGATGCAAATTTTATCATTAGAATATAAGGATACGTCTTTACGTGTAAATTGTGTTAATCCAGGACAAATAAGAACTAAAATGCGTACTTTGGCATATCCAAATGAAGATGTCTCATTATTAAATGATCCTATAGATATAATGCCTATGTATTTATATTTAATGAGTAACGATAGTATTAAAAAAACAGGTTTTAGTTTTGATGTTTAA
- the pheS gene encoding phenylalanine--tRNA ligase subunit alpha — protein sequence MFNFSKFLLKACDEINSIKDYVELDSLRIKYLGKNSFLNFQFKEMIKLDKQDRIKLGSILNRVKNSLLKIISRRKSKLDYLFCKNDLFLKNKIDISLPGRQIRNGSLHPINIIINLSKIFFSSLGFSYVFGPEIEDYYHNFDALNIPYGHPSRSKKDTFWFNNKYLLRTQTSSVQIRFMKKTSPPIRFISLGRVYRNDCDRLHTPMFHQIEGVMVDKNISISNLKWIIINFLRALFINKKYYIRFRPSYFPFTEPSIEVDIKINNSKWLEILGCGMIHTNVLSNVNIDSNIYSGFAFGIGVERLTMLYYNIKDLRVLFENDIRFLKQFK from the coding sequence ATGTTTAATTTTTCAAAATTTTTGTTAAAAGCTTGTGATGAAATAAATAGTATTAAAGATTATGTGGAATTAGATAGTTTACGTATTAAGTATTTAGGTAAAAATAGTTTTTTAAATTTTCAATTTAAAGAAATGATTAAATTAGATAAGCAAGATAGAATAAAATTAGGTTCTATTTTGAATAGAGTAAAAAATAGTTTATTGAAAATTATTAGTCGTCGTAAATCTAAGTTAGATTATTTATTTTGTAAAAATGATTTATTTTTAAAAAACAAAATTGATATATCTTTGCCTGGAAGACAGATAAGAAATGGTTCTTTACATCCTATAAATATAATTATCAATTTATCAAAAATCTTTTTTTCTTCTTTAGGTTTTTCTTACGTTTTTGGTCCTGAAATTGAAGATTATTATCATAATTTTGATGCTTTAAATATACCTTATGGTCATCCTTCCAGGAGTAAAAAAGATACTTTTTGGTTTAATAATAAATATTTATTACGTACTCAGACCTCATCTGTACAAATAAGATTTATGAAGAAAACCTCCCCTCCAATTCGTTTTATTAGCTTAGGTCGTGTATATAGAAATGATTGTGATAGATTACATACACCTATGTTTCATCAAATTGAAGGTGTTATGGTTGATAAAAATATTAGTATTTCTAATTTAAAATGGATAATTATTAATTTTTTACGTGCTTTATTTATTAATAAAAAATATTATATTCGTTTTCGTCCGTCTTATTTTCCTTTTACAGAACCATCTATTGAAGTAGATATTAAAATAAATAATAGTAAATGGTTAGAAATATTAGGTTGTGGGATGATACATACCAATGTATTGAGTAATGTTAATATAGATTCAAATATTTATTCTGGATTTGCTTTTGGTATAGGTGTAGAAAGATTAACTATGTTGTATTATAATATTAAAGATTTACGTGTTTTATT
- the ribA gene encoding GTP cyclohydrolase II — protein MYLKKVARAKLPTKWGNFLIFGFEELLTKNNHVAIVYGKINSDSPILVRIHSECLTGDALYSLRCDCGFQLEASLSIISKVGNGILLYHRQEGRNIGLLNKIKAYCLQDQGHDTVDANRILGFSEDERDFKICVDMLNILGVKKIRLLTNNPCKVLFLSQAGINVVERIPLVVGNNPKNYDYLHTKFNKMGHLI, from the coding sequence ATGTATCTTAAAAAGGTTGCAAGGGCAAAATTACCTACTAAATGGGGTAATTTTTTAATATTCGGTTTTGAAGAATTATTAACTAAGAATAATCATGTTGCTATTGTATATGGTAAAATAAATTCTGATTCTCCAATTCTTGTTAGAATTCATTCTGAATGTTTAACTGGTGATGCTTTATATAGTTTAAGATGTGATTGTGGTTTTCAATTGGAAGCTTCTTTATCTATAATATCTAAAGTTGGTAATGGAATTTTATTATATCATCGTCAGGAAGGTAGGAATATAGGTTTATTAAATAAGATTAAAGCGTATTGTTTGCAGGATCAAGGTCATGACACAGTTGATGCTAATCGTATTTTAGGTTTTTCTGAAGATGAACGTGATTTTAAAATTTGTGTTGATATGTTAAATATTTTAGGTGTAAAAAAGATACGTTTATTAACAAATAATCCCTGTAAAGTTTTATTTTTATCACAAGCTGGTATTAATGTTGTTGAACGTATACCATTAGTTGTTGGTAATAATCCTAAGAATTATGATTATTTACATACTAAATTTAATAAAATGGGTCATTTAATATGA
- the ssb gene encoding single-stranded DNA-binding protein produces MVSRGVNKVILIGNLGQDPEIRYMQNGNAVTNITLATSESWRDKQTGENKERTEWHRVVLFGKLAEIANEYLRKGSQVYVEGSLQKRKWQDKNNQEHYITEIIVNLNGTMHMLGNKKNFTITSSLKDKDNWDQKKTNISEDTILDDDIPF; encoded by the coding sequence ATGGTTAGCAGAGGTGTTAATAAAGTAATTCTAATTGGTAATTTAGGTCAAGATCCTGAAATACGTTATATGCAAAATGGTAATGCTGTTACAAATATTACTTTAGCAACATCTGAAAGTTGGCGTGATAAACAAACTGGTGAAAATAAAGAAAGAACTGAATGGCATAGAGTTGTTTTATTTGGTAAATTAGCAGAAATTGCTAATGAATATTTACGTAAAGGATCACAAGTTTATGTCGAAGGTTCCTTGCAAAAAAGAAAATGGCAGGATAAAAATAATCAGGAGCATTATATTACAGAAATTATTGTTAATCTTAATGGTACTATGCATATGTTAGGTAATAAAAAAAATTTTACTATTACTTCTTCATTAAAAGACAAGGATAATTGGGATCAGAAAAAAACAAATATTAGTGAAGATACAATTTTGGATGACGACATTCCTTTTTAA